From Tripterygium wilfordii isolate XIE 37 chromosome 13, ASM1340144v1, whole genome shotgun sequence, the proteins below share one genomic window:
- the LOC120013852 gene encoding protein NRT1/ PTR FAMILY 5.6-like, which translates to MDAIPMYTQSFITFLSGRNSLFYSFRSDRDPTIEDHIMNIEKEAVAREIDEEKWVYDSSVDHKGRVPLRASTGAWKASFIFIAIEFSERLSYFGISTSLIIYLTKIMHQDLKAAAKSVNYWTGVASLMPLIGGFVADAYLGRFPTVVLSSILYLMGLILLTISWFVPSLKPCDGGDEPRSVHEVVFFLAINLISVGTGGHRPSLESFGADQFDDNCPDERKKKMSFFNLWNIGISAGFLLGVTVINYVQEHASWGVADIMLTTVMAISSIIFVIGMPIYRYQKPTGSPLTPLFQVLVAAIAKRNLPSPSNPAELHESQKTQGRLLRHTDKLKFLDKAAIVEEKGSSVEKQSPWRLSTVTRVEEMKLILNMIPIWLSILPFGICVVQGYTFFIKQAANLNRKIGNDFLLPPASIYAMAAIGFITFVTIYEKFLVPFLRKVTGNERGIKMLQRIGIGMLFSIATMIVAALVEKKRLNFVSKNPTTGSSSMSVFWLAPQFIIIGMGDGFTLVGLQEYFYDQVPDSMRSLGIAFYLSVMGTANFLSSLLITIVDRVTEKSGQSWFGKDLNSCRLDKFYWLLAGMVAVNLCIYVPIARRYSYKSVQSVAVDDC; encoded by the exons GAAGGAATTCACTATTTTACTCATTCAGAAGTGAcagggatccca CTATTGAAGATCATATTATGAACATAGAAAAGGAAGCAGTAGCAAGAGAGATTGATGAGGAGAAATGGGTTTATGATTCTTCAGTGGATCATAAAGGAAGAGTTCCTCTTCGAGCTTCCACTGGTGCTTGGAAAGCCTCATTCATTTTCATCG CGATCGAGTTCAGTGAGAGACTGAGTTACTTTGGAATTTCGACTAGCTTAATCATTTACCTGACTAAAATAATGCACCAAGACCTCAAGGCAGCAGCAAAGAGTGTGAACTACTGGACTGGTGTGGCTTCATTGATGCCCCTAATTGGTGGTTTCGTAGCCGATGCTTACTTGGGTCGATTTCCAACTGTTGTTTTATCATCAATTCTCTATCTCATG GGTTTAATTCTGTTAACAATATCTTGGTTTGTACCGAGCCTCAAGCCTTGTGATGGTGGTGATGAACCGAGGAGCGTTCATGAAGTTGTTTTCTTTCTCGCAATCAACTTGATCTCTGTTGGAACTGGAGGGCATAGACCTTCTTTGGAGAGTTTTGGAGCAGATCAATTCGACGACAATTGCCCCGacgagaggaagaaaaagatgtCATTCTTCAATCTGTGGAACATTGGAATAAGTGCAGGATTTCTACTTGGGGTGACTGTAATAAATTATGTGCAAGAACATGCGAGCTGGGGCGTCGCAGACATAATGCTCACCACAGTCATGGCTATATCTTCTATTATCTTTGTTATCGGAATGCCAATTTACAGATACCAAAAACCTACTGGAAGCCCTCTAACACCATTGTTTCAGGTTCTTGTAGCTGCCATTGCAAAAAGAAACCTTCCTTCTCCTTCCAATCCAGCTGAATTGCATGAATCGCAGAAGACACAAGGAAGACTTCTCCGCCACACTGATAAACTCAA GTTTCTAGACAAAGCGGCTATTGTGGAAGAGAAAGGAAGCTCAGTTGAGAAACAGAGTCCTTGGAGACTCTCAACAGTGACAAGAGTGGAGGAAATGAAGCTTATTCTCAACATGATCCCAATATGGCTTTCTATTTTACCATTTGGAATCTGTGTGGTACAAGGCTATAcattcttcatcaaacaagCGGCCAATCTAAACAGAAAGATTGGTAATGATTTCCTCCTCCCTCCGGCTTCAATCTACGCTATGGCTGCCATTGGATTCATAACTTTTGTCACCATTTACGAAAAATTCTTAGTACCCTTCCTAAGAAAAGTAACGGGGAACGAACGAGGAATCAAAATGCTCCAGAGGATTGGAATTGGGATGCTATTCTCGATCGCTACGATGATCGTTGCTGCTTTGGTTGAGAAAAAGAGACTAAATTTTGTATCAAAGAATCCCACAACAGGGTCAAGTTCCATGAGTGTTTTCTGGTTGGCTCCACAATTTATCATTATTGGTATGGGAGATGGGTTTACTCTGGTAGGCTTGCAAGAGTACTTCTATGACCAAGTTCCGGATTCGATGAGAAGCTTAGGGATTGCCTTCTACCTTAGTGTGATGGGGACTGCAAACTTCCTTAGTAGTCTCTTGATAACAATTGTTGATCGAGTTACTGAAAAGAGTGGCCAGAGTTGGTTTGGGAAGGATTTGAATAGTTGTcgcttggacaagttttactGGCTATTAGCAGGCATGGTTGCAGTCAATTTGTGCATCTATGTGCCAATTGCTCGGCGATATTCTTACAAGAGTGTGCAGAGTGTAGCCGTCGATGATTGTTAG